In Lentisphaera araneosa HTCC2155, the genomic window CTCCGCCCTGAAATGAAAGATGCTTATTTAGCTCAATGGGGTTTTGAGACGATTACGCCTGAAAGGTCTGAGGATGATAAAAAGCTTGTCATGGGTTCCACACTTGGCGTCCTAAACTACCTGAAACAAGATCAATCCAAGCCGACTTTTGCCTACCTCGCACACAGAACTGTGCACACGGGCCTGGAAGCGCCCAAAAACATCATTCAGAAATATGTGGACATGGGTTATAATAAAAGTGCCAGTAAAGGTGGCAAGTCTAGTGAAAAACCCATTGCGGATTATTTCGCCATGATCGATTACCTCGACCTCAGCATCGGCACCCTAATGAAGGGTATTGAAGCCATGAAAAGTGAACGCGAAACAGTTGTGATTTTCATGTCTGATAACGGGGGTTTATCCCGTGTCTGGGATAACGAGCCACTACGTCGCGGCAAAGGTTCAGAATATGAAGCGGGAATTCGTGTACCATTCATCGTTCATTGGCCCGAAAAAATCAAAGCTGGCCAAACTATTACTGAACCAGTTCACATCACTGACCTCTTTCCCACATTTTTGAATATTGCCCAAACTCCAGCTCCAAAAAATTATCCGCTTGATGGCGTAAACATCATGCCTCTCATGACAGGTGGTGATTTTAAACGCGATTTCTTCTGTATTCACCTACCGGTTTACATCCCCCACTACGCCCACACACCGAGTAGCATCATCCGCATGGGGGATTTTAAACTGATCAAATTCTACGGTGACTATCAGCAAGACCCCAATGAAAAAGTGATTACGCCCGGAGCCAAAGTTGAACTCTATAACTTGCGCAGTGATTTGAGTGAAAAAAATGATCTCAGTCAATCCATGCCAGAAAAAGCTAAAGAAATGGAATTAAAACTCATGAACTGGCTTGCAGAAAGAAAGGCCCACATGCCTAAGATCAATCCTAACTACGACCCCGAAAAAGCCACCGATTCCATTGCTAGTAAAGTCGATACTTTCGGAAAAATCGCTTATAAAAACAGCAAAAAATAAATCTTACTTTTATCCCTCTAGCGCTGTAATAACAATAAGTCCAAATACCTTAATCAATCTGTAAACTGAGAGGCCATCATGCTTAAAAAATTACTCTTCTTCTTTTTCATGCTCGGAGCTGCACAAGCTGCCGAACCACCCAATATTGTTTTAATTATGACTGACGACCAAGGTTGGGGTCAAGTGGGTTACTACGATCACCCTGTCCTCAAAACACCCAACTTGGATGCTATGGCTAAAAATGGTTTACGCCTTGATCGCTTCTACGCTGGTGCACCCGTTTGCTCTCCCACTCGAGCCAGTGTCCTCACCGGCCGAACCAATATGCGCACGGGAGTTTCTACTCATGGCTACGCTTTACGTCTACAGGAAAAATCACTCGCAACTGCCTTAAAAAAAGCCGGTTATACCACGGGACATTTTGGCAAATGGCACCTCAATGCTCTGCGCGGTCCCGGCATCCCTATTTTAGGTGACGACCCTTGGAGCCCGGGTGCTTTTGGCTTCGAGACCTGGCTCACCGTAAGCAACTTTTTCGATATCGATCCCTACATGAGCCGCAATGGCGAATTTGAGGATTTTAAAGGGGATTCATCGGAAGTTATCGTCCGAGAGTCACTCAAATTTATTGCTGAAGCCGCAAAAAATAAAAAAACTTTTTTAGCTGTAATTTGGGATGGCTCCCCCCACTACCCATTCATAGCCAAAAACGAAGATAAAAAGGCCTTTGCTCACCTCAACCCCATGTCTCAGAACCTGCACGGCGAGCTCGTGGCTTTCGACCGTTCAGTTGGCGAACTTCGCAAAGGTTTACGTGACTTAAATGTTGCCGATAATACCATCGTTTGGTTTTGCAGTGACAATGGTGGGCTCGAAGTCAAACCAAGTAGTGTAGGAGGATTAAGAGGTAAGAAAGGTGATTTCTACGAAGGCGGTATTCGCGTTCCTGGCATTATCGAATGGCCAGCAA contains:
- a CDS encoding sulfatase, giving the protein MKFLLSLFFLAFSSSLIADNRPNIVFVLIDDLGWNGLSSYGNQYVNTPHLDKLAEQGARFTDAYGMSQCSPARFAFLTGQSAARTNHTAVCLEKHVLPHARMIQPESNRMLAHDAVNIGRELKKSGYRVGVIGKWHVDVNEKRLRPEMKDAYLAQWGFETITPERSEDDKKLVMGSTLGVLNYLKQDQSKPTFAYLAHRTVHTGLEAPKNIIQKYVDMGYNKSASKGGKSSEKPIADYFAMIDYLDLSIGTLMKGIEAMKSERETVVIFMSDNGGLSRVWDNEPLRRGKGSEYEAGIRVPFIVHWPEKIKAGQTITEPVHITDLFPTFLNIAQTPAPKNYPLDGVNIMPLMTGGDFKRDFFCIHLPVYIPHYAHTPSSIIRMGDFKLIKFYGDYQQDPNEKVITPGAKVELYNLRSDLSEKNDLSQSMPEKAKEMELKLMNWLAERKAHMPKINPNYDPEKATDSIASKVDTFGKIAYKNSKK
- a CDS encoding sulfatase-like hydrolase/transferase; translated protein: MLKKLLFFFFMLGAAQAAEPPNIVLIMTDDQGWGQVGYYDHPVLKTPNLDAMAKNGLRLDRFYAGAPVCSPTRASVLTGRTNMRTGVSTHGYALRLQEKSLATALKKAGYTTGHFGKWHLNALRGPGIPILGDDPWSPGAFGFETWLTVSNFFDIDPYMSRNGEFEDFKGDSSEVIVRESLKFIAEAAKNKKTFLAVIWDGSPHYPFIAKNEDKKAFAHLNPMSQNLHGELVAFDRSVGELRKGLRDLNVADNTIVWFCSDNGGLEVKPSSVGGLRGKKGDFYEGGIRVPGIIEWPAKITPRVTKVPAVTMDIFPTLVDLLDLPEDSMLETVDGISLKNLIQGSDAKRDKMIPFAMGKKGALIDNDYKLLSVKKGKFELYNLADDHAEAKDLSSSNPEVFAKMKQAFLAIQASIQESQNGKDYPSI